One segment of Caldanaerobius polysaccharolyticus DSM 13641 DNA contains the following:
- a CDS encoding extracellular solute-binding protein has product MVFKKVLTLILCSILLFAFSACSTNSKTVKTNGKNESNNAGKKEISGTVKLFVVGDPIEDTTDPITGDTIPGWKTLIQDFLKTHPKVDVRITTIPWSDWQPKVTTALMNGDVDVVHLNEPKDWYDKGLIEPIDEYVKRDGINPVDLWGNMYDGPFIKYKGIHLGTPKFISAKWTVYDKRLFDDYGVEYLKDHESLDSLMEKAKKMTGKDPKTGRQTYGGYMNNLDIFPKWVMDIFGQTNYAEWTTDNPADIKWHINSDKVIQAYEWIATFARYCPPGTSMSKGTENFYTDKNNVAMWINTNGLGPLASYIKKGEMDKVKPYGVVLSATGVSGKNGITASLHQWSLAKNSKNKDAAWELMKYLGSPEMSLKLYEAKYAIPWGKDVESKIKPNDPYMKTLLKAWDESIPMEPAMLVPALGVELYKIGHNIVSAVENGKKVDEKYIKTELDKYQEKMTQMSRSMK; this is encoded by the coding sequence ATGGTTTTTAAAAAGGTATTGACTTTAATATTATGTAGTATATTGTTGTTTGCTTTTTCAGCTTGTTCTACGAACAGTAAAACGGTCAAAACAAATGGGAAAAATGAAAGTAATAATGCTGGTAAAAAGGAAATAAGCGGTACGGTTAAATTATTTGTCGTTGGTGATCCTATAGAGGATACAACCGATCCTATTACAGGAGATACCATACCTGGCTGGAAAACCTTGATACAGGATTTTCTGAAGACGCATCCTAAAGTAGATGTAAGGATCACAACAATTCCATGGTCTGACTGGCAACCAAAAGTTACAACTGCTCTAATGAATGGCGATGTGGATGTGGTACATCTTAATGAGCCAAAAGACTGGTATGACAAAGGTTTGATAGAGCCCATTGACGAGTACGTAAAGAGGGATGGTATAAATCCGGTAGATTTATGGGGTAATATGTATGATGGGCCGTTTATTAAGTATAAAGGAATTCATTTAGGTACTCCAAAATTTATAAGTGCTAAGTGGACCGTATATGATAAACGGCTATTTGACGATTATGGGGTGGAGTATTTAAAGGATCATGAATCGTTGGATAGTCTGATGGAAAAAGCCAAAAAGATGACGGGCAAAGATCCAAAGACAGGTAGGCAAACCTACGGCGGTTACATGAATAATCTGGATATATTTCCTAAATGGGTTATGGATATATTTGGCCAAACCAATTATGCCGAATGGACTACAGATAATCCAGCTGATATAAAATGGCATATAAATTCTGATAAAGTAATTCAGGCATACGAATGGATTGCAACTTTTGCAAGGTATTGTCCTCCGGGTACATCTATGAGTAAGGGAACCGAAAATTTTTATACCGATAAAAATAATGTGGCTATGTGGATTAATACCAATGGATTAGGACCACTAGCTTCCTATATCAAGAAAGGAGAAATGGATAAAGTAAAGCCTTATGGCGTTGTATTATCTGCAACTGGTGTCAGTGGGAAAAACGGTATCACCGCTTCACTCCATCAATGGTCTCTAGCTAAGAATTCGAAGAACAAAGACGCAGCGTGGGAATTGATGAAGTATTTAGGTTCACCTGAGATGTCACTAAAGCTTTATGAGGCCAAGTATGCGATCCCATGGGGCAAAGATGTGGAATCAAAGATAAAACCGAATGATCCTTATATGAAGACGCTTTTAAAAGCCTGGGACGAATCAATTCCGATGGAACCTGCTATGCTGGTTCCTGCATTGGGTGTAGAACTTTACAAAATCGGTCATAATATTGTTTCCGCAGTGGAAAATGGCAAAAAAGTCGATGAAAAGTATATAAAAACGGAACTAGATAAATACCAGGAGAAGATGACACAGATGTCAAGGTCCATGAAGTAA
- a CDS encoding carbohydrate ABC transporter permease, whose amino-acid sequence MSILKSKKKSEFISNSILFAILLILSAIFIMPFLWMVTVSVDKTANYSMPFPPSLLPKEFSWINYRIAFKDLPMARYFLNTIYYTVVSVAISAISALLSGYAFSKLEFKGKKFFFIVILGTLMVPWEVTMIPSWNLFRYLGMLNTYWPFFLPSVVYGFGTFLVKQYIDTLPGVLREAAIIDGASEFNIFGRIYLPLCAPITATLVVLLIIRQWNNFLWPLIILSDPAKYLIQIAVAIYVTTETGGQQFPGVNMAITTISVLPILIIFLFMQRYIIESIALSGIKQ is encoded by the coding sequence TTGAGTATCTTGAAATCAAAGAAAAAAAGCGAATTTATCTCCAATTCAATACTTTTTGCAATTTTACTGATACTTTCAGCAATATTTATAATGCCATTTTTGTGGATGGTAACTGTTAGTGTAGATAAAACTGCTAACTATTCAATGCCTTTTCCTCCATCGTTGTTGCCAAAGGAATTTTCGTGGATTAATTACAGAATTGCATTTAAAGATCTTCCAATGGCCAGGTATTTTTTAAATACTATATATTATACTGTGGTTTCGGTAGCTATAAGCGCTATATCAGCTTTGCTAAGTGGTTATGCCTTTTCGAAATTGGAATTTAAAGGTAAAAAATTTTTCTTTATAGTGATTTTAGGTACTTTGATGGTTCCATGGGAAGTGACAATGATACCTTCGTGGAATTTGTTTAGGTATCTGGGTATGCTAAATACCTATTGGCCATTTTTCTTACCATCGGTAGTGTATGGTTTTGGGACATTTCTTGTAAAACAGTATATAGATACTTTGCCCGGTGTTTTAAGAGAAGCGGCTATAATCGATGGAGCTAGCGAGTTCAATATATTTGGACGCATATATTTGCCTTTGTGTGCACCTATTACTGCTACTTTAGTAGTGTTATTAATAATCAGACAATGGAATAACTTTTTATGGCCTTTAATAATATTGTCTGATCCAGCGAAGTACTTGATACAGATTGCAGTAGCTATATACGTTACTACTGAAACAGGTGGTCAGCAATTTCCGGGGGTTAATATGGCGATAACGACGATTAGTGTTTTACCTATATTGATAATTTTCCTGTTTATGCAAAGGTATATAATTGAAAGCATAGCGTTATCAGGTATAAAACAATGA
- a CDS encoding carbohydrate ABC transporter permease: MRKLNVTIVNVKTPLRHRKSRYGNNIAAYAFIAPTVLGIIVFVLYPVIESLRLSFYSTNYITQTWVGLDNYKTILKDPDFVGALYNTVYMGVLGLLLNIPGAFIIASMINACRWGKNYFKSAIYIPNITSVVAASTIFLSLFYPTDIGAINYILKKLFGIGPFGWFIDARIARVTVVIMSTWQSIGYNTLIFLAGLQSVPRELYEAAEVDGATALKRWRYITIPSMKPIFVFVFITGVIGAMQRFGDVWMIGGNTGQPGGTLRTVVLYIYAIGFQGMRFGLASAAAYILFFIIFALTLINVRLIKWDSD; this comes from the coding sequence ATGAGGAAATTGAATGTTACAATTGTAAATGTTAAAACACCTTTGAGGCATCGAAAGAGTAGATACGGTAATAACATAGCGGCTTACGCTTTTATTGCTCCTACCGTTTTGGGGATAATTGTATTTGTTTTGTATCCTGTGATTGAATCGCTCAGGTTGAGTTTTTACAGTACAAATTATATAACTCAGACGTGGGTGGGGCTGGATAATTATAAAACTATACTAAAGGATCCAGATTTTGTAGGAGCATTATATAATACGGTATATATGGGTGTACTAGGATTATTGCTTAATATACCAGGTGCCTTTATTATTGCGAGTATGATAAACGCTTGCAGATGGGGGAAGAATTATTTTAAATCGGCTATATATATACCAAATATAACGTCTGTCGTAGCAGCTTCAACGATATTTTTAAGTCTATTTTATCCTACGGATATAGGTGCTATAAATTACATATTAAAAAAATTATTCGGTATAGGCCCATTTGGTTGGTTTATCGATGCGAGAATAGCGAGAGTTACTGTAGTGATAATGTCTACGTGGCAAAGCATTGGATATAATACATTGATATTTTTAGCAGGGTTGCAATCTGTACCCAGAGAATTGTATGAAGCTGCAGAAGTCGATGGAGCTACTGCGTTAAAAAGATGGCGATATATTACAATTCCTAGCATGAAACCTATATTCGTTTTTGTCTTTATAACCGGTGTAATTGGAGCTATGCAGAGATTTGGAGATGTGTGGATGATAGGTGGAAATACAGGCCAGCCTGGAGGTACCCTTAGGACAGTGGTATTGTATATTTATGCTATTGGTTTTCAGGGTATGAGGTTTGGGTTGGCATCGGCTGCTGCGTATATATTGTTTTTTATCATATTTGCATTGACTCTTATAAATGTTCGATTGATTAAGTGGGATAGTGATTAG
- a CDS encoding cold-shock protein → MFKGKVKWFNPEKGYGFIEREGGSDVFVHYSAIEMNGFKTLEEGQMVEFDVVEGAKGPQAANVRKI, encoded by the coding sequence ATGTTTAAAGGCAAAGTAAAATGGTTTAATCCAGAAAAGGGTTATGGATTTATTGAAAGAGAAGGGGGAAGCGATGTATTTGTCCACTACTCTGCGATAGAGATGAATGGCTTTAAAACCCTTGAGGAAGGACAAATGGTCGAGTTTGATGTAGTGGAAGGAGCAAAAGGTCCGCAGGCGGCTAATGTAAGGAAGATATAA
- a CDS encoding M20 metallopeptidase family protein, translating to MQIEESVMNLRDEIFAIRRHLHKHPELSFEEKNTAEFICQYLKKLDVYYESDIAGNGIIGLLKGSRGERTYAFRADMDALPVIEETNVEYASANEGVMHACGHDGHMAILLGLARYLSCVKNKLKENVMLIFEPAEEQTGGALNLIKSGVFDRYKVDGIFGYHIYPDIPEGSIGLKSGPLMAMAVEIDVDIYGKSSHGAMPHKGRDAIVTASQFIQQVQTVVSRKVDPLENAVITFGRIYGGNVRNVVSDRVRLEGTIRALKKEVFLDIKAALQEISKGLCISDGVKIDMDIRETYPPVINDERLYELVLRSVPESDIVRMDPVMLAEDFSFYSQVAPSFYIMLGARNEKKGFVYPLHHCRFNFDENILLKGIQIYINLLRDQKFL from the coding sequence ATGCAAATAGAGGAAAGTGTTATGAACCTCAGGGATGAAATATTTGCGATAAGGAGGCACTTACATAAGCATCCTGAATTAAGCTTTGAAGAAAAAAATACGGCGGAGTTTATATGTCAATACCTTAAAAAGCTGGACGTGTATTATGAAAGTGATATTGCAGGTAATGGCATAATAGGTCTTTTAAAAGGGAGCAGAGGAGAGCGCACATATGCTTTTAGGGCAGATATGGATGCCCTCCCTGTAATAGAGGAAACAAATGTTGAGTATGCTTCTGCTAATGAAGGGGTTATGCACGCATGTGGCCATGACGGTCACATGGCTATATTGCTGGGATTAGCCCGTTATTTATCTTGTGTCAAAAATAAGCTAAAGGAAAATGTAATGCTGATTTTTGAACCTGCTGAAGAGCAAACAGGTGGAGCTTTAAACCTCATAAAGAGCGGAGTATTTGACAGGTATAAGGTAGATGGTATTTTCGGCTATCACATATACCCCGATATACCTGAAGGCTCAATAGGTTTAAAGAGCGGCCCGTTAATGGCTATGGCGGTAGAAATTGACGTGGATATTTACGGTAAAAGCTCTCATGGGGCTATGCCCCACAAAGGCCGCGATGCCATAGTTACGGCGTCGCAATTTATCCAGCAGGTACAAACCGTGGTAAGCAGGAAAGTGGACCCGTTAGAGAACGCTGTGATCACTTTTGGCCGCATCTACGGTGGTAACGTGAGAAATGTGGTATCGGACAGGGTGAGGTTGGAAGGCACTATAAGGGCGTTGAAAAAAGAGGTGTTTTTGGATATAAAAGCGGCTCTGCAGGAAATTTCAAAGGGACTTTGTATATCCGATGGAGTAAAAATAGATATGGATATAAGAGAGACATACCCCCCTGTGATAAATGACGAGAGGCTTTATGAGCTGGTGTTAAGGTCCGTTCCAGAAAGTGATATTGTGCGCATGGATCCTGTTATGTTGGCAGAGGATTTTTCTTTTTACAGTCAAGTAGCTCCGTCTTTTTATATAATGCTAGGGGCTAGAAATGAAAAAAAGGGCTTTGTATATCCATTGCACCACTGTAGGTTTAATTTTGATGAAAACATACTGCTGAAAGGCATACAAATTTACATAAATTTGCTAAGAGATCAAAAATTTTTATAG
- a CDS encoding ROK family protein codes for MVLNITANQQYLRVLNRYTVFEEISKNGALSRADLQKKTGLTATAISNIVSDLLHNRLIVEYDGGLSTGGRPPKLLEVDTSHWGILGIDVDPAVITVGLLDLKGSIIALSSDKLVKSDVNEVVDIIKKLVDKVYANSKRVILAAGVGIPGWVYPETQVIAVAPNLNWKDVELKTELVKRLGIPVYIDNEANVTALGEGWAGCAQNVDNFIAVNFRTGVGSGIVIDGLVYRGISGSTGEIGHITVDEDGRRCSCGNYGCLETIASTPAICYRYMKRKGSTEAIDIKTISDKARSGDLIALDILKEVGRYVGIALSIAVNLLNPQLVVLGGDAVEYGNIMLADIEQAMRLKALSTPLSRCSVKITPLGKTAPVVGAGILALESHLANIV; via the coding sequence GTGGTATTAAATATAACGGCTAATCAACAGTATTTAAGGGTGTTAAATAGATATACGGTGTTTGAAGAGATAAGCAAAAACGGCGCATTAAGCCGAGCGGATCTTCAAAAGAAAACGGGTCTTACGGCAACAGCCATATCTAATATAGTGTCTGATCTTTTACATAATCGCCTTATTGTAGAATACGACGGGGGTTTATCCACAGGGGGGAGACCTCCAAAACTTTTGGAGGTGGACACCAGCCATTGGGGTATTTTAGGAATAGACGTAGATCCTGCGGTTATAACCGTTGGATTGCTGGATTTAAAAGGCTCAATTATTGCTTTGAGCTCGGATAAGTTGGTAAAGAGCGATGTAAATGAAGTGGTGGATATTATAAAAAAATTGGTCGATAAGGTATACGCCAATTCCAAAAGGGTTATATTGGCTGCTGGAGTGGGTATTCCAGGGTGGGTTTACCCCGAGACCCAGGTGATAGCTGTGGCTCCTAATTTAAATTGGAAAGATGTAGAATTAAAAACAGAACTTGTAAAAAGGCTTGGGATTCCCGTTTATATCGACAATGAGGCGAATGTAACGGCGTTGGGCGAAGGATGGGCCGGATGCGCTCAAAACGTGGATAATTTTATAGCCGTTAATTTCAGGACAGGTGTAGGATCGGGTATAGTTATAGACGGACTTGTTTACAGGGGAATATCGGGCAGTACTGGGGAAATAGGCCATATCACAGTAGACGAAGACGGGCGCAGGTGCTCCTGTGGCAATTACGGTTGCCTTGAAACCATTGCGTCTACCCCTGCTATTTGCTATCGCTATATGAAGCGAAAAGGAAGTACGGAAGCCATAGATATAAAAACGATTTCGGACAAAGCCAGATCTGGCGATCTTATAGCACTGGATATATTAAAAGAAGTGGGTAGGTATGTAGGAATTGCTTTATCAATAGCTGTGAATTTGCTTAATCCCCAGCTAGTGGTATTGGGGGGAGATGCAGTGGAATACGGGAATATAATGCTGGCTGACATAGAACAAGCAATGAGATTAAAAGCCCTCTCTACTCCTTTGAGCAGGTGTAGCGTTAAAATCACCCCGCTGGGCAAAACGGCACCGGTAGTAGGAGCTGGAATATTAGCTCTTGAATCTCATCTGGCAAATATCGTATAA
- a CDS encoding Asp23/Gls24 family envelope stress response protein — MIVYALVGPSGSGKSYKSLQVAGARGIEAIIDDGLLIMGNKVVAGKSAKKELTKVAAIKTALFVDERHARAVKQALEAKHINSVLILGTSDGMVCKIAERLGLPPVSEIIRIEDVSKPWEIKKAQSNRTLNGTHVIPVPTFEIKDSFSGFFMDPLKILRRVGHKNVVIEKTLVRPHYSYMGKYEIADTAIMSLVSHEALKVDGVAKTRRVEIKKGEDGIILTVDVIVKYGRRIQDIVLGIQKNVKTQIEYMTAINVLRVNVQIKGIDVNSIVRNRNS; from the coding sequence ATGATAGTGTATGCGCTGGTGGGACCTAGCGGTTCCGGTAAGTCTTACAAGTCCTTACAAGTTGCAGGGGCAAGAGGAATTGAAGCGATAATAGACGATGGCCTTTTGATAATGGGGAATAAAGTGGTAGCAGGTAAGTCGGCTAAAAAGGAGCTGACCAAAGTGGCTGCCATTAAAACGGCGCTTTTTGTAGATGAGCGACATGCTCGGGCAGTAAAGCAAGCCCTAGAGGCTAAGCATATTAATAGCGTTTTGATTTTGGGCACATCTGATGGGATGGTATGTAAAATAGCAGAGCGGTTGGGCTTGCCTCCTGTATCAGAGATAATACGCATAGAAGACGTATCAAAGCCGTGGGAAATCAAGAAAGCACAGAGCAACAGGACTTTAAATGGTACCCATGTGATACCTGTTCCCACTTTTGAGATAAAAGACAGCTTTTCGGGTTTTTTTATGGATCCCCTCAAAATATTAAGGCGCGTAGGACATAAAAATGTAGTGATAGAAAAAACGTTGGTAAGACCCCATTACAGTTATATGGGCAAATACGAGATCGCTGATACAGCTATTATGTCTCTTGTATCCCACGAAGCTTTAAAAGTTGACGGCGTTGCTAAAACCAGAAGGGTAGAGATAAAGAAAGGCGAAGATGGGATAATATTGACTGTTGATGTGATCGTAAAGTACGGTAGGAGAATACAGGACATTGTATTGGGCATTCAAAAAAACGTAAAAACCCAAATAGAGTATATGACAGCTATAAATGTCCTTAGGGTCAATGTACAAATAAAGGGGATTGATGTCAACAGTATTGTCAGGAATAGAAATTCTTGA